The following proteins come from a genomic window of Malus domestica chromosome 02, GDT2T_hap1:
- the LOC139188746 gene encoding 3-hydroxyisobutyryl-CoA hydrolase-like protein 3, mitochondrial, which produces MLLLTGVMKTEYRVAIRSSLRNDFAEGVRQFWQTRISFVSMQNPKWNPSKLEEVNQSEVEALFEPLSPNVEELGV; this is translated from the exons ATGCTACTG TTAACTGGCGTGATGAAAACTGAATATCGCGTTGCTATAAGATCGTCTTTACGGAATGATTTTGCTGAAGGTGTACGGCAGTTTTGGCAGACAAGGATCAG TTTCGTGTCAATGCAGAATCCGAAGTGGAACCCATCAAAGTTAGAGGAGGTGAATCAGAGTGAAGTGGAAGCTCTCTTTGAGCCATTGAGCCCGAACGTTGAGGAGTTGGGTGTGTGA